The following coding sequences lie in one Nitratireductor mangrovi genomic window:
- a CDS encoding class I SAM-dependent methyltransferase, whose protein sequence is MPATRAAEFGLFSRQILRHPRQVSALAPSSPGLAAMMARQLPVTATRVAEFGAGLGSLTRAILAAGIAPHDLTLFEVNDTFCASLRAAFPGVAIVNGPAQGLAATEAGSLDAVVSGLPLLSMPADTQRDILAAAFHALAPDGVYIQFTYGLFAPLRAAVARDLGLTATRTARVWKNIPPATVYVYRRARNGTA, encoded by the coding sequence ATGCCCGCCACCCGCGCCGCCGAGTTCGGCCTGTTCTCGCGCCAGATCCTGCGCCACCCGCGCCAGGTTTCAGCGCTCGCGCCGTCATCGCCCGGGCTCGCCGCCATGATGGCGCGGCAACTGCCGGTGACGGCCACCCGCGTCGCCGAGTTCGGCGCCGGCCTCGGCAGCCTCACCCGCGCCATTCTCGCGGCCGGCATTGCGCCGCATGACCTGACCCTGTTCGAGGTCAACGACACCTTCTGCGCCAGCCTGCGCGCTGCCTTCCCCGGTGTCGCGATCGTCAACGGCCCGGCCCAGGGGCTCGCCGCAACCGAGGCCGGCAGTCTCGACGCGGTCGTTTCCGGCCTGCCGCTTTTGTCGATGCCGGCCGACACCCAGCGCGACATTCTCGCCGCCGCCTTCCATGCGCTGGCGCCCGACGGCGTCTATATCCAGTTCACCTACGGGCTGTTCGCACCGCTGCGCGCCGCGGTCGCACGTGATCTCGGGCTCACCGCCACCCGCACCGCCCGTGTCTGGAAAAACATCCCGCCCGCCACCGTCTACGTCTATCGCCGCGCGCGCAACGGCACGGCATGA